One window of the Desulfonatronovibrio magnus genome contains the following:
- a CDS encoding beta-barrel assembly-enhancing protease, whose product MTHRIRLVFFICLTFFMSVPAPNAQARLFGEFSISDEAELGKKVHRLIRTRFDIIDDPEITDYIREIGQNLYKNAPPQPFPLQVEVINHNAVNAFATVAGYMAIFSGLILHMDSEDQLASIMAHELAHITQRHVARNIERSKVISVGSLLGLVAGALLGSDAGGAIAVGSIAGAQSAVLKYSREDEREADQVGLGYLIAAGYNPQAMTSAMQKMRRMQWFSGGEIPSYLSTHPGMDERVNYLSDRIERMDKNLLAREVDNSSFLRVQTLVRARYAEPSSALAYFREEKNQTCLTYLGQGIANARINRVSEARKNFEELISCDDSDPLFLREAGIFYFQFGDIDKSGRLLQKAIMLRPQESMALIYYGRILSEQGHFDTAASYLQRALRIVPEEPGAHEHLARIFGRSGNNFMAHIHMSYAHIYNNNKRQASFHREKARELAVDSEKKAVLISLEEAFRDQSQFWK is encoded by the coding sequence ATGACACATAGAATTAGACTTGTTTTTTTTATCTGCCTGACTTTTTTTATGTCAGTCCCTGCCCCCAATGCTCAGGCAAGACTGTTCGGGGAGTTCAGCATATCAGATGAGGCTGAACTGGGAAAAAAGGTCCATCGACTTATCAGAACACGTTTTGACATTATCGATGATCCGGAAATTACTGATTATATTCGAGAAATAGGACAGAATCTATATAAAAACGCTCCTCCTCAGCCATTCCCCCTGCAGGTAGAAGTAATCAATCATAACGCCGTCAATGCTTTTGCCACTGTGGCTGGCTATATGGCTATCTTTTCAGGCCTTATCCTGCATATGGACTCCGAAGACCAGCTTGCCTCCATCATGGCCCATGAACTGGCCCACATCACTCAAAGACATGTTGCCCGCAATATAGAGCGTTCCAAGGTTATAAGCGTTGGTTCCCTCCTTGGTTTAGTTGCCGGCGCCCTGTTGGGCTCGGATGCCGGCGGTGCCATAGCTGTTGGTTCCATAGCAGGAGCTCAGAGCGCGGTACTGAAGTATTCACGTGAAGATGAACGAGAGGCTGACCAGGTCGGCCTTGGATACCTCATTGCAGCTGGATACAACCCTCAGGCCATGACTTCGGCTATGCAGAAAATGCGGCGGATGCAGTGGTTTTCAGGAGGTGAAATCCCTTCCTACCTGAGCACCCACCCGGGTATGGATGAGCGTGTCAATTATTTAAGCGATCGTATTGAGAGAATGGACAAAAATTTGCTGGCAAGAGAAGTAGACAATTCATCTTTTTTACGCGTTCAGACTCTCGTAAGAGCCAGGTATGCTGAACCTTCCAGTGCTCTGGCGTATTTTAGAGAGGAAAAAAATCAGACATGCCTGACTTATCTCGGCCAGGGCATTGCCAACGCTCGCATAAACAGAGTGTCTGAAGCAAGAAAGAACTTTGAAGAGCTTATCAGTTGTGATGATAGTGATCCGCTTTTTCTTCGGGAAGCAGGTATTTTTTACTTCCAGTTTGGAGATATTGACAAATCCGGCCGGCTTTTACAAAAAGCCATCATGCTCCGCCCTCAGGAAAGCATGGCTCTTATCTATTACGGCCGAATACTCTCAGAACAGGGTCACTTTGACACAGCAGCGAGCTATCTTCAACGCGCCTTAAGGATTGTTCCTGAAGAACCTGGAGCGCACGAACATCTGGCCAGAATTTTCGGCCGCAGCGGAAACAACTTTATGGCCCACATTCACATGTCTTACGCCCATATTTACAATAACAACAAGCGGCAGGCATCATTTCACCGGGAAAAAGCCAGGGAACTGGCTGTTGATTCTGAAAAAAAAGCAGTCTTAATCAGTCTTGAAGAAGCCTTCAGGGACCAGTCACAATTCTGGAAGTAA
- the rho gene encoding transcription termination factor Rho codes for MNLSDLKTKSMHELMKLATEFEIENPSGLRKQELIFALLQACASQNGQVSGEGVLEILPDGFGFLRSPTYSFMPGPDDIYVSPSQIRKFGLRTGDVVSGQIRPPKEGERYFALLRVNEVGYGNPAESKSLVLFDNLTPIYPNERYRMENGAEKYSTRIIDLLTPIGKGQRGLIVAPPRTGKTILLQNIANSINANHPDVFMLVLLIDERPEEVTDMERTVNAEVVSSTFDEPPQRHVQVADMVLEKAKRLVERKKDVVVLLDSITRLGRAYNTVTPSSGRVLSGGLDSNALQRPKRFFGAARNIEEGGSLTILATALIDTGSRMDEVIFEEFKGTGNMEIYLDRHLADKRVYPAIDMNRSGTRKEDLLLAPETLNKVWILRKVLAPMNSIDSMEFLLDKMKGTKNNKDFLDMMNK; via the coding sequence ATGAACTTGTCCGACCTTAAAACCAAATCAATGCACGAACTTATGAAGCTGGCAACTGAATTTGAAATTGAAAACCCCAGTGGACTCAGAAAGCAGGAGCTGATATTTGCTCTGCTTCAGGCCTGTGCCTCTCAAAACGGTCAGGTTTCAGGCGAGGGAGTTCTTGAAATTCTACCGGACGGTTTCGGGTTCTTAAGATCCCCTACTTACAGCTTCATGCCTGGTCCTGATGATATATATGTCTCACCTTCCCAGATCAGAAAGTTCGGGCTTAGAACCGGCGACGTTGTCTCAGGACAGATTCGTCCTCCCAAAGAAGGTGAACGGTACTTCGCCCTGCTGAGAGTAAATGAAGTCGGATATGGCAACCCTGCTGAGTCCAAAAGCCTGGTCCTTTTTGATAACCTGACCCCTATCTATCCTAATGAAAGATATCGGATGGAGAACGGTGCAGAAAAGTATTCCACAAGAATTATTGACCTGCTTACACCCATCGGAAAAGGTCAGCGAGGACTGATAGTTGCCCCTCCACGGACAGGAAAAACCATTCTTCTGCAAAATATTGCCAATTCCATTAACGCCAACCATCCTGATGTTTTCATGCTGGTACTGCTCATAGACGAACGCCCTGAAGAAGTAACCGACATGGAAAGGACTGTGAATGCTGAAGTGGTCAGCTCAACTTTTGATGAACCGCCTCAGAGACATGTTCAGGTGGCGGACATGGTACTGGAAAAAGCGAAACGACTGGTGGAGAGAAAAAAGGATGTTGTGGTTTTATTAGACAGCATAACGAGACTGGGTCGGGCATACAACACAGTCACTCCATCTTCGGGAAGAGTTTTGTCAGGCGGACTTGATTCCAACGCTCTGCAAAGACCAAAACGCTTTTTTGGCGCAGCGCGCAACATTGAGGAAGGAGGCAGCTTGACCATCCTGGCTACTGCCCTTATTGATACAGGATCAAGAATGGACGAGGTAATTTTCGAAGAGTTCAAGGGGACAGGAAATATGGAAATCTACCTTGACCGTCATCTTGCTGATAAGAGAGTTTATCCAGCCATTGACATGAATCGATCAGGAACACGTAAGGAAGATCTGCTCCTTGCACCGGAAACCTTGAACAAGGTTTGGATATTGCGTAAAGTGCTTGCCCCCATGAACTCCATAGACAGTATGGAATTTCTCCTGGATAAAATGAAAGGCACCAAGAACAACAAAGATTTTTTAGATATGATGAATAAATAG
- a CDS encoding CarD family transcriptional regulator, translating to MFSVDELVVYPAQGVGKVEKIEEQDVGGVKTKLYIVRILSNNVTLMVPVSNAENVGLRPVSDEKMGLNILNYLEDRSDFTGYSGQNWNRRYREYSDKLKSHNLYDVAYVLKELFLISKDKELSFGERRLLEQAMGLITMELSYALSVDQSQAKSKVEELFADVMIQEEEQETQEENAEEPKKSKQ from the coding sequence GTGTTCTCAGTGGACGAATTAGTGGTATATCCGGCCCAGGGTGTAGGAAAGGTTGAAAAGATTGAAGAGCAGGATGTGGGAGGTGTGAAAACCAAGCTCTACATCGTTAGAATCCTCAGCAATAATGTCACCTTGATGGTTCCGGTCAGCAATGCTGAAAACGTAGGTCTTCGCCCTGTCAGTGATGAAAAGATGGGGCTGAATATACTAAACTATCTTGAAGATCGATCTGATTTCACTGGCTATTCCGGACAGAACTGGAATCGTAGATACAGAGAATACTCAGACAAACTCAAGAGTCATAATTTGTATGATGTAGCCTATGTCCTTAAAGAGCTTTTTCTCATCAGCAAGGATAAAGAACTTTCTTTTGGAGAACGAAGGCTTTTAGAGCAGGCCATGGGGCTCATTACCATGGAACTGTCATACGCATTATCAGTAGATCAGAGCCAGGCCAAATCCAAAGTGGAAGAACTTTTTGCTGATGTTATGATTCAGGAAGAGGAACAGGAAACTCAGGAAGAAAATGCTGAAGAACCGAAAAAATCAAAACAGTAA
- the pth gene encoding aminoacyl-tRNA hydrolase — translation MNITGLICGLGNPGRRHQATRHNAGFMVIDHIIQSSLDISEETVKLRIDTCSLIIWEWMNLNDSSMWLLLKPLTYMNRSGLAVAKTLANSNIDIHNLLIIHDEVDLNLGQIRLKFGGGLAGHNGLRSIAGELGTRDFARLRFGVGRPDDGNDLARYVLNNFRPDEQQLRDDIITRSARIVRVFRQEGLQKARDFLSANP, via the coding sequence ATGAACATCACAGGGCTAATATGTGGCCTGGGCAACCCAGGCAGGCGTCACCAGGCAACACGGCACAACGCAGGCTTTATGGTCATTGATCACATCATTCAGTCAAGCTTAGATATTTCTGAAGAAACAGTCAAACTCAGAATAGATACATGTTCCTTAATAATCTGGGAGTGGATGAATCTGAATGATTCGTCCATGTGGCTTTTGCTGAAGCCACTGACTTATATGAACAGAAGCGGTCTTGCTGTAGCCAAAACTTTAGCCAACTCTAATATAGACATACATAATCTTTTAATTATCCATGATGAAGTTGACTTAAACCTGGGACAGATACGATTAAAGTTTGGGGGCGGTCTTGCCGGTCATAATGGTTTACGTTCAATTGCCGGCGAATTAGGCACAAGAGACTTTGCCAGGCTTAGATTCGGAGTTGGTCGTCCGGATGATGGAAATGATCTTGCAAGGTATGTACTCAACAACTTTCGTCCGGATGAGCAACAGTTAAGAGATGACATAATTACCAGGTCGGCCCGGATTGTCAGAGTTTTCAGACAGGAAGGACTGCAGAAAGCAAGAGATTTTTTGTCTGCCAATCCCTGA
- a CDS encoding 50S ribosomal protein L25, with protein MSQLVNLQVQTREKRGKEAAKKLRANDYIPAVFYSPEGENISLQVRVGTFHKVWLKAGTTSVVELEFLQNNETVKKPALIWSVDKHPYKTVYMHIDFYGVDLTKEVTVSVPVEVTGKPKGAEDGGVLEIYRQTLDVTCLPINMPNQVVIDVTKLTIGDNINMEDVKLPSGTRVDFEENFAVVGLVPPYQEKTEDEETEEGAEQEEGATEESSADE; from the coding sequence ATGTCCCAGCTTGTCAACTTACAAGTACAAACACGAGAAAAAAGAGGCAAAGAAGCAGCGAAAAAGCTTCGTGCCAATGACTATATCCCAGCTGTTTTTTACAGCCCTGAAGGAGAAAATATTTCTTTGCAGGTACGAGTGGGTACTTTTCATAAAGTCTGGCTTAAGGCTGGAACCACTTCCGTTGTAGAGCTGGAGTTTTTACAAAATAATGAAACTGTAAAAAAGCCGGCCCTGATCTGGTCAGTTGACAAGCACCCTTACAAGACCGTCTACATGCATATTGACTTTTACGGAGTCGACCTGACCAAGGAAGTTACTGTTTCTGTACCTGTAGAAGTCACAGGGAAACCCAAAGGTGCTGAAGATGGAGGGGTACTGGAAATATATCGGCAAACACTGGATGTAACCTGTCTGCCCATCAATATGCCCAATCAGGTGGTAATTGACGTTACCAAACTGACCATAGGCGATAATATCAATATGGAAGATGTTAAGCTGCCTTCAGGAACCAGGGTGGATTTCGAAGAAAATTTTGCAGTTGTCGGCCTTGTTCCTCCTTACCAGGAAAAGACTGAAGACGAGGAAACTGAGGAAGGAGCCGAGCAGGAAGAAGGCGCAACAGAAGAGTCATCTGCAGATGAATAG